Proteins co-encoded in one Spirosoma endbachense genomic window:
- a CDS encoding SMP-30/gluconolactonase/LRE family protein: protein MNRRTFLTNTTLLSGMMMTNSTDALSLQSDLRSIPNLLCLWDFSGKQPLRASGKYAYGLQEPTGPVPVIKGGVLSGYSLDIKEHEYLTIPRAECPGLNIRGKNAQVTMLAWVKRQPKSNGSSECEAIAGLWNETQKKRQYCLFLNIRLHESGEQVCGHISGVGGPTPGEKWCVDVAIGQTPVLFDEWTFVALTYDGQQIKSYRNGTFDGRANRNPYAYAEGIFDGGDDGADFTVGAVHRLGRIGNDFVGQLGGLAIFDRALSDQEIQQIHQQYPLKNPGRLSTLATGLNFPEGPAFAPDGSLWAVELKGESLVQYHHGKLKRFRVGGGPNGIAIDRQGKIWFCDSAQRAIRRFDPNTEKTETILDQIDGEPLNKPNDLAFDPAGNLVFTCPGESRQEPTGYVAVRTRDGTAKKITTGKYFPNGLAFSADGKTLILAETYRHRLWKGAWKAETGDWTDATVWATVQGPQGPGGPDGMAFGEEGNLYVAVYGTGKIHVINKHGAVVHQIDLPGQNPTNCAFDPSGRLGLVITEAEKGQLVAYKTPLKGSLKIQ, encoded by the coding sequence ATGAACAGACGGACTTTTTTAACGAATACAACTCTACTCAGCGGTATGATGATGACCAACTCTACTGACGCGTTATCGCTTCAATCAGATCTGCGCTCAATACCCAATCTGTTGTGTCTCTGGGATTTTTCGGGGAAGCAGCCGTTACGTGCCAGCGGGAAATATGCTTATGGGTTGCAGGAGCCAACCGGTCCGGTTCCGGTTATAAAGGGCGGTGTTCTGTCTGGTTATTCGCTCGACATCAAAGAGCATGAATACCTGACCATTCCCCGCGCCGAGTGCCCCGGCCTGAACATTCGCGGCAAAAACGCACAGGTAACCATGCTGGCCTGGGTAAAACGGCAACCCAAAAGTAACGGCAGCTCCGAATGTGAAGCCATTGCTGGCCTCTGGAACGAAACTCAGAAAAAACGCCAGTACTGCCTGTTTTTAAACATTCGCCTTCATGAAAGTGGCGAACAGGTCTGTGGCCATATTTCGGGTGTAGGCGGCCCAACCCCTGGCGAAAAATGGTGCGTCGATGTGGCCATTGGCCAAACACCCGTTCTGTTCGATGAGTGGACATTTGTGGCCCTGACCTATGATGGGCAGCAGATCAAATCGTATCGCAACGGTACGTTCGACGGACGGGCTAATCGAAATCCGTATGCCTATGCCGAAGGAATTTTCGATGGAGGTGATGATGGGGCTGATTTTACCGTGGGCGCTGTTCATCGATTAGGCAGGATAGGCAACGATTTTGTTGGGCAACTCGGTGGTTTAGCCATTTTCGACCGGGCGCTATCCGATCAGGAAATTCAACAGATTCACCAGCAATATCCCCTCAAAAATCCGGGCCGACTAAGCACGCTGGCTACAGGACTAAACTTCCCCGAAGGCCCGGCCTTTGCGCCCGATGGTAGTCTGTGGGCCGTTGAGTTAAAAGGCGAAAGTCTGGTTCAGTATCACCATGGGAAACTGAAGCGCTTTCGGGTGGGTGGTGGCCCCAACGGTATTGCAATTGATAGGCAGGGGAAAATCTGGTTTTGCGATTCTGCTCAGCGAGCCATTCGCCGTTTCGACCCCAACACAGAAAAAACCGAAACCATCCTCGATCAGATCGACGGCGAGCCGCTCAATAAACCCAACGATTTAGCCTTCGATCCGGCAGGTAATCTGGTCTTTACCTGCCCCGGCGAATCGCGGCAGGAACCAACAGGCTACGTCGCTGTTCGGACGCGCGACGGAACGGCCAAAAAGATCACAACGGGCAAATACTTTCCGAATGGGCTGGCATTCAGTGCTGATGGCAAAACGCTGATTCTGGCTGAAACCTACCGACACCGGCTCTGGAAAGGAGCCTGGAAGGCTGAAACCGGCGACTGGACCGATGCAACCGTATGGGCAACCGTACAGGGACCACAGGGACCAGGCGGGCCAGACGGCATGGCCTTCGGCGAAGAGGGTAACCTCTACGTAGCCGTTTACGGGACTGGCAAAATTCATGTCATCAATAAACACGGTGCTGTTGTCCATCAGATTGATCTGCCGGGTCAGAACCCGACCAACTGTGCGTTCGATCCGTCGGGTCGCCTGGGACTGGTCATTACGGAAGCAGAAAAAGGCCAGTTAGTCGCCTATAAAACACCTTTGAAAGGTAGTCTCAAAATTCAATAA
- a CDS encoding MFS transporter: MVDSAPSITRKPTGYRWELLLLLWLAFFLNQADRQIFSVVLPLIRDDLGLTDAELGLIASALVWTYGLLVPIAGFIGDRFSRRNILGFCLLFWSFATLMTGFCSTVFQFILLRGVATGGGEAFYAPSANALLGETYRENRSFALSIHQTAVYFGIILSGLIAGYIGERYGWQNAFYLFGSLGIVLAVVFFSRIPKDITTLATHSHQPLLAEIGETARIVIRKPTVIMLTLGFGCMVFVNVGYLTWMPSFLVDKFGMSLTDAGFSALFYHHLGAFLGVLSGAKIADHYAKTNPRSRLVVQALGLLLGAPFIYWISMSQTQIMTYIALFLFGIFRGWYDSNIVASLYEVVSPKIRSSAYGLVLACAFLIGASAPYLLGVLKPTLGLTAGLASLSGVYVLGSLFIGSGAIWFFDKDRELSI, from the coding sequence ATGGTTGACTCTGCCCCTTCTATTACCCGCAAACCAACCGGCTATCGCTGGGAGTTGCTGCTGCTGCTTTGGCTGGCTTTCTTCCTGAATCAGGCCGACCGGCAGATTTTCAGCGTGGTGTTGCCCCTCATCCGGGACGATCTGGGATTGACCGACGCCGAACTGGGCCTTATCGCTTCGGCATTGGTCTGGACGTATGGCTTACTGGTACCCATAGCCGGTTTCATCGGCGACCGGTTTTCGCGCCGGAATATCCTGGGCTTTTGCCTGTTATTCTGGTCATTTGCCACGCTGATGACGGGTTTCTGTTCAACCGTTTTTCAATTCATTCTGCTACGGGGTGTAGCAACCGGTGGTGGCGAAGCCTTTTATGCGCCGTCGGCCAATGCGTTGCTGGGTGAGACCTATCGGGAGAATCGATCCTTTGCCCTTTCGATTCACCAGACCGCCGTCTACTTCGGCATTATTTTAAGCGGTCTAATTGCGGGGTACATTGGGGAGCGATACGGCTGGCAAAACGCGTTCTATTTGTTCGGCAGCCTCGGCATTGTGTTGGCTGTCGTGTTTTTCAGCCGGATTCCGAAGGACATCACGACGCTCGCAACCCATTCACATCAGCCCTTATTGGCAGAGATCGGCGAAACGGCACGCATTGTGATCCGCAAACCAACGGTCATCATGCTGACGCTGGGTTTTGGCTGTATGGTCTTTGTCAATGTTGGCTATCTGACCTGGATGCCTTCATTTCTGGTCGATAAGTTCGGAATGAGCCTGACCGATGCGGGTTTTTCGGCCTTGTTCTATCATCACCTCGGGGCCTTTCTGGGCGTATTGTCAGGAGCTAAAATAGCCGATCATTACGCAAAAACGAATCCCCGCAGCCGTCTGGTCGTGCAGGCACTGGGCTTATTGCTGGGGGCGCCCTTTATCTACTGGATCAGCATGAGTCAGACCCAGATCATGACCTACATAGCCTTATTTCTGTTCGGCATTTTTCGGGGCTGGTACGATTCCAATATTGTCGCTTCGCTCTATGAAGTGGTTTCTCCGAAAATACGGTCGTCGGCTTACGGTTTGGTATTAGCCTGCGCTTTCCTGATTGGAGCCTCAGCCCCATATCTGCTGGGTGTACTGAAACCCACCCTCGGCCTGACAGCGGGTCTGGCGAGTTTATCGGGGGTTTATGTGCTGGGTAGCCTGTTCATCGGTAGCGGGGCAATCTGGTTTTTCGATAAGGACAGAGAACTCAGTATATGA
- a CDS encoding glycoside hydrolase family 2 protein, protein MKKITLCLLNVLALINSVSAQSDTTARKLWQPYRISPRTGAQHIDLSGNGWELSYADQPVKDVKQARKDAFQTTVPNSVHWSYYKAGKLPHPYYHKNSTQYRWIEEKAWYYKKSVTIPASAQGSLLFLCFDGVDYFSKVWVNDSLVGVHEGMFGGPSVEISRYVKAGQANDITVEVRAGNWGNKAPDYENLPRNSNGEFVTSKRTGFNPRASGRVIKPWVISGGSGGEAFFTVGMWQGVRLEIVPAFHLERPYLITQSVTSGKADLHLSAEVFANAHSLQQQLHPWNNTQINHPNEKGTIFKPVGEKLSVLVELISAKNTVFSKEYPLTIYEGRNWFEQDLALPNPKLWQPNGLGEPNLYTVRLTLKRTGKPTDALQFDYGIRSIERVATAGPRTADRWENWQCVVNGRKIFVKGMNFTPQDILLDLPKERYRWTLEAAKKMGVQLIRIWGGGLLESDYLYEICDELGIMVWQDFPIGNQDTPDYPQDIWEAQVVQNIVRLRNHPSLAIWCGGNEFNPYSSGNAKSMGILERNLDIFDKSVATAARLFVRTTPDDGAMHAYPDMDPTWYNRSYKFEPWVSETGMHSIPEASLFYETVDNKEFTGLGKMWETSFGPAHPEFIHHFTEYGPSRVPRMLSRASHISDMADPTIESISEASQIGAGEFYQVLSEKMQGNYPVTSGLMPWVFKRHWPVIAIQMMDWFGNAGAPYYFLKRTYEPTHIAIDLPRLLWKPGERISLPVKVTHALPQAIPGTRVSVRIFDDTFNQLWQQERPLNVTAGTSVSDLKLDEYTIPANYRDRFLFILAELRDASGKLLSRSFYFPRSLSMLEDNAFYQKYISEPIAWPALDKGPFLKSAVGQTTTTLTVSTLANASTAKDQSHLRVKVTNTGKVPAFMTNVDIVGTKRAIVASDNYTWLAPGESQEFTLDVIWREPETRPKATLSVGAWNAAVTTAKLSL, encoded by the coding sequence ATGAAAAAAATTACTCTTTGCCTCCTTAATGTATTAGCGTTAATCAATTCGGTTTCAGCCCAATCGGATACTACCGCCCGGAAACTCTGGCAGCCCTATCGGATCAGCCCACGAACGGGTGCACAGCATATTGATTTGTCGGGTAACGGCTGGGAGTTGTCGTATGCTGACCAACCCGTCAAAGATGTAAAGCAAGCCCGTAAGGATGCCTTCCAGACCACGGTGCCCAATTCGGTGCACTGGTCGTATTACAAAGCGGGGAAGCTGCCTCACCCCTACTATCACAAAAACTCGACGCAATACCGATGGATCGAAGAAAAAGCCTGGTATTACAAAAAGTCCGTCACCATACCAGCCTCTGCCCAGGGATCGCTCCTGTTTCTGTGCTTCGATGGGGTCGATTATTTTTCGAAAGTCTGGGTGAACGATAGTCTTGTGGGTGTTCATGAAGGCATGTTTGGCGGGCCTTCGGTAGAAATCAGTCGCTACGTAAAAGCCGGTCAGGCAAACGACATCACGGTTGAAGTGCGAGCCGGAAACTGGGGCAACAAAGCGCCCGATTACGAAAATTTGCCCAGAAATAGCAACGGTGAATTCGTGACATCGAAACGCACTGGTTTTAATCCACGCGCCAGTGGCCGAGTCATTAAGCCCTGGGTTATTTCGGGCGGTTCGGGTGGCGAAGCTTTTTTTACGGTCGGGATGTGGCAGGGCGTTCGTCTGGAAATCGTTCCGGCGTTTCACCTCGAACGACCTTATCTGATTACCCAATCCGTTACCAGTGGAAAGGCCGACCTACACCTTTCGGCTGAGGTATTTGCCAATGCGCATTCGTTGCAGCAACAATTGCACCCCTGGAACAATACCCAGATTAATCACCCGAATGAGAAGGGAACGATTTTCAAGCCTGTCGGCGAAAAACTAAGCGTTTTGGTCGAATTGATATCCGCAAAAAATACGGTTTTCTCAAAAGAATATCCACTGACCATCTACGAAGGGCGTAACTGGTTCGAACAGGATCTGGCACTTCCAAACCCTAAACTCTGGCAACCCAATGGCCTGGGTGAGCCCAATCTATATACGGTCAGGTTAACCCTAAAACGAACAGGAAAACCAACAGATGCCCTCCAGTTCGACTATGGCATTCGATCCATCGAGCGCGTCGCTACCGCCGGGCCGCGCACTGCCGATCGGTGGGAAAACTGGCAGTGCGTCGTCAATGGGCGAAAGATTTTTGTGAAGGGCATGAACTTCACCCCGCAGGATATTTTGCTCGATTTACCCAAAGAGCGCTACCGCTGGACGCTCGAAGCCGCTAAAAAAATGGGCGTACAACTGATCCGAATCTGGGGCGGTGGCCTGCTCGAATCCGATTATCTCTACGAAATCTGCGATGAACTGGGCATTATGGTCTGGCAGGATTTTCCGATTGGCAATCAGGATACGCCTGATTACCCGCAGGACATTTGGGAAGCGCAGGTAGTGCAGAACATTGTCCGATTGCGCAACCATCCATCGCTGGCGATCTGGTGCGGAGGCAATGAGTTCAATCCGTACTCGTCGGGCAACGCCAAATCCATGGGCATCCTGGAGCGTAATCTTGACATTTTTGACAAATCCGTAGCGACGGCCGCCCGGTTATTCGTTCGAACCACGCCCGACGATGGAGCCATGCATGCTTATCCGGATATGGACCCAACCTGGTATAACCGCAGCTATAAGTTTGAGCCCTGGGTATCTGAAACCGGGATGCACAGTATTCCGGAAGCGAGCCTGTTTTACGAAACCGTTGATAACAAAGAATTTACGGGGCTCGGAAAAATGTGGGAGACCAGTTTTGGGCCAGCTCACCCGGAATTTATTCATCACTTTACGGAATACGGCCCCAGTCGGGTGCCGCGTATGCTGAGTCGGGCATCACACATCAGCGACATGGCCGACCCAACCATCGAATCGATTTCGGAAGCCTCTCAGATTGGGGCTGGCGAATTTTATCAGGTTCTTTCCGAGAAGATGCAGGGCAATTATCCGGTTACCTCGGGACTGATGCCGTGGGTATTCAAACGCCACTGGCCCGTCATTGCCATTCAGATGATGGACTGGTTTGGCAATGCCGGAGCACCGTATTACTTCCTCAAACGTACCTACGAACCTACTCACATCGCCATCGACCTGCCGCGTCTGCTCTGGAAACCCGGCGAACGCATCAGCCTGCCCGTGAAGGTAACGCATGCCTTACCACAGGCTATTCCCGGAACCAGGGTGTCGGTACGCATATTCGATGATACCTTCAATCAACTCTGGCAACAGGAGCGCCCCTTGAACGTAACGGCCGGTACATCGGTGAGCGATCTCAAACTGGATGAATACACCATTCCGGCCAATTACCGCGACCGTTTTTTATTCATTCTGGCCGAACTGCGCGACGCATCGGGCAAGTTACTATCCCGCTCGTTTTATTTCCCGCGCAGCCTTTCCATGCTGGAAGACAATGCGTTTTATCAGAAATACATCAGCGAGCCCATTGCCTGGCCCGCGCTGGACAAAGGCCCCTTTCTAAAGTCAGCCGTTGGCCAAACTACCACAACGCTAACGGTAAGCACACTGGCCAACGCATCGACCGCAAAGGATCAGAGCCACCTCCGGGTTAAAGTGACCAATACCGGTAAAGTCCCCGCGTTTATGACCAACGTTGATATTGTCGGGACTAAACGGGCCATTGTTGCGTCGGACAATTACACCTGGCTGGCGCCCGGCGAAAGTCAGGAATTTACCCTCGACGTGATTTGGCGCGAACCCGAAACACGACCCAAAGCCACACTCTCGGTAGGTGCCTGGAATGCCGCTGTCACAACCGCTAAACTCTCTCTCTAA
- a CDS encoding SDR family NAD(P)-dependent oxidoreductase has protein sequence MRLTGKIALVTGASRGIGKAIALRLADEGCEVVVHFHENREEAEAVGTAIRQRGSVAHLLQADLLDSKQAIRLGQQAWDIAGRIDILVNNAGVSYKKHFLDVTEADFEQFNTVNFKSTTFLTQAIARNMVMHDLEGSIWTITSVNGIRPGLGLSLYGATKGALETLMKGVAMELAPHHIRVNTLAIGAIQTDINRAVWENPALLQDVNQGIPAGRLGQPDEIAAILVDLITSGSYMTGSTITIDGGLLLMRGYGKPGRYEDS, from the coding sequence ATGCGGTTGACAGGTAAAATAGCATTAGTAACGGGGGCATCCCGTGGAATCGGAAAAGCCATTGCGCTCCGGTTGGCTGACGAAGGCTGTGAGGTGGTTGTTCATTTTCACGAAAACCGCGAAGAAGCAGAGGCCGTCGGTACTGCGATCCGGCAACGGGGTAGTGTGGCGCATCTGCTGCAAGCTGACTTACTGGATAGTAAGCAGGCCATCCGGCTCGGTCAGCAGGCGTGGGATATAGCCGGGCGGATAGACATTCTGGTCAACAACGCGGGTGTGTCTTACAAAAAACACTTTCTGGATGTCACAGAAGCTGATTTCGAGCAATTCAACACCGTCAATTTTAAAAGCACGACGTTCCTGACCCAGGCCATTGCCCGAAACATGGTGATGCATGATCTGGAAGGTAGTATCTGGACCATTACGTCGGTCAATGGCATCCGGCCCGGTCTTGGTCTAAGCCTTTACGGAGCGACCAAAGGTGCGCTGGAAACCCTGATGAAAGGGGTTGCGATGGAGTTGGCTCCCCACCATATCCGGGTAAACACACTGGCCATTGGTGCTATTCAGACCGATATCAACCGCGCCGTGTGGGAAAACCCGGCCTTACTTCAGGACGTGAATCAGGGGATTCCTGCGGGTCGGCTGGGGCAACCTGACGAGATAGCCGCCATTCTGGTCGATCTGATCACCTCTGGCAGCTACATGACCGGCTCAACGATCACCATTGACGGGGGCTTGTTGCTGATGCGCGGCTACGGCAAACCCGGCCGATATGAAGACTCCTAA
- a CDS encoding enolase C-terminal domain-like protein — translation MKIIDLRTRCVAIPLNAQLRHNTGVHPGYFLRTILEVITDEGIVGLGEVGGGDQRGALQKLKPRIIGEDPFHLEVIKMKVLRSIYYLSNARLYAAIEMACLDIQGKVLNRPLSDLLGGRVRDEVPFIAYLFWRYDRPGDGKQDETAEDLADFCEELHETLGVNAMKLKAGVMKPKEEVRVLELCRDRLGDDFGLRIDPNGLWSVTTAVQMGHRMEDLNIEYFEDPSWGLEGNASVRKQVRIPIATNMYPAKFDDLGPAIRMGAVDIVLTDIHYWEGPRGVKDLVAVCNTFNMGVAMHSGAEFGIELAAMIHTASTIPTMTFAGDAHYHYLTDDIIEGGLMKYENGCIKVPTGPGLGVTLDEDKMKHYEKYYEEKGDYYARFHQDPYRPDWYPTVGGM, via the coding sequence ATGAAAATCATTGACTTACGAACCCGCTGCGTTGCCATTCCGCTCAACGCCCAATTACGCCATAATACAGGGGTACATCCTGGTTATTTCCTCCGGACGATTCTTGAAGTCATCACTGACGAAGGCATTGTCGGCCTAGGCGAAGTAGGTGGTGGTGATCAGCGGGGTGCTTTGCAAAAACTGAAGCCACGCATCATCGGCGAAGACCCCTTTCACCTGGAAGTCATCAAGATGAAAGTACTGCGTAGCATTTATTACCTCTCGAACGCCCGGCTCTACGCAGCCATCGAAATGGCGTGTCTCGACATTCAGGGTAAGGTGTTAAATCGGCCGCTGAGTGACTTGCTGGGCGGCCGGGTTCGCGATGAGGTTCCGTTTATTGCCTATCTCTTCTGGCGGTATGACCGACCAGGTGATGGAAAACAGGACGAAACCGCCGAAGACCTGGCCGACTTCTGCGAAGAGCTTCATGAAACGCTGGGCGTAAACGCAATGAAGTTGAAAGCGGGCGTCATGAAACCGAAAGAGGAAGTTCGTGTGCTGGAACTCTGCCGCGACCGGCTGGGTGATGATTTCGGCCTTCGGATCGATCCCAATGGTTTATGGTCAGTCACAACGGCAGTGCAGATGGGTCACCGGATGGAGGATCTGAACATCGAATATTTTGAAGACCCATCCTGGGGTCTGGAAGGCAATGCGTCCGTCCGGAAGCAGGTTCGTATTCCGATTGCAACGAATATGTATCCGGCCAAATTCGATGATCTCGGTCCGGCGATTCGGATGGGAGCCGTCGATATTGTGCTGACCGACATCCATTATTGGGAAGGTCCTCGGGGTGTAAAAGACCTTGTGGCTGTTTGCAACACCTTCAATATGGGCGTTGCCATGCACTCCGGGGCCGAATTTGGTATCGAGCTGGCAGCGATGATTCACACCGCTTCGACCATTCCAACTATGACCTTCGCTGGTGATGCTCACTATCATTACCTCACCGACGACATCATTGAAGGGGGCTTGATGAAGTACGAAAATGGCTGCATCAAAGTCCCAACCGGGCCGGGTCTGGGCGTAACACTCGATGAGGACAAGATGAAACATTACGAAAAGTATTACGAAGAAAAAGGGGATTACTACGCCCGCTTCCACCAGGACCCCTATCGCCCGGACTGGTATCCGACGGTTGGGGGCATGTAG
- a CDS encoding endo-1,4-beta-xylanase, which translates to MRCLSLLVVLVTLQTFGQSARYDSLWNDPAVEARIREGIETNRKGDFTLVVTDQQGKPIRNASVEIRQVKHAFLFGANIFMLNGFITAEQNRQYEAAFKTLFNSAVIPYYWKPLEPQEGKIRFAAGSEEIYRRPPPDVVLDFCQKNGLTPKGHTLVWDNLTWSYPTWFPKDTAAMQPLIDRRIRQIAERYGQSIKIWDVVNETIINSPRAPLPEDYALKAFKTAASVYPNDTRLILNEATHVWENYHREYSPFYMLIENLKAKGADIRGLGLQFHFFSEPLFAKTLAGNAMTPAELFRTLDLYSRFKLPIQISEITIPTLPAGPQGEQIQARLTRNYYRLWFSYPSVEAIYWWNLADGSAAPGEDKWGGGFLKEDLSPKPAYVVLNDLINKEWKTSVSTSTKDSNTLSFRGFYGEYVAKITVGKKVIEKNFNLIKGQTNTLKLEL; encoded by the coding sequence ATGCGTTGTCTCTCTCTTCTCGTTGTACTTGTCACCCTCCAGACTTTTGGGCAATCAGCCCGTTACGATTCGCTGTGGAACGACCCAGCCGTTGAAGCCCGAATTCGCGAAGGCATTGAAACCAACCGAAAAGGCGATTTCACCCTCGTGGTAACCGACCAGCAGGGAAAGCCCATTCGCAATGCCTCGGTCGAAATCCGCCAGGTAAAGCACGCGTTTTTATTTGGTGCCAATATTTTCATGCTCAATGGCTTCATAACCGCCGAGCAGAACCGCCAGTATGAAGCGGCCTTTAAAACGCTCTTCAACAGTGCCGTAATCCCTTATTACTGGAAACCCCTCGAACCACAGGAGGGCAAAATCCGATTTGCCGCGGGTAGCGAAGAAATCTATCGCAGGCCCCCGCCCGACGTGGTTCTGGATTTTTGCCAGAAGAATGGCCTGACGCCTAAAGGGCATACGCTGGTTTGGGATAACCTGACCTGGAGTTATCCAACCTGGTTTCCCAAAGATACCGCTGCGATGCAACCCCTCATTGATCGGCGTATCAGGCAAATTGCCGAACGCTATGGCCAGTCGATCAAGATCTGGGATGTGGTCAATGAGACGATCATCAACAGCCCCAGGGCTCCTTTGCCAGAAGATTATGCGCTGAAAGCGTTTAAAACGGCCGCGTCGGTCTATCCGAACGATACCCGCCTGATTCTGAACGAAGCCACCCACGTCTGGGAAAATTACCATCGGGAATACAGTCCGTTTTATATGCTCATCGAAAACCTCAAAGCCAAAGGAGCTGATATTCGTGGACTAGGGCTTCAGTTTCATTTTTTCAGCGAACCGCTCTTTGCCAAAACCCTGGCGGGTAATGCCATGACACCCGCTGAACTGTTCCGGACACTGGATCTGTATTCGCGCTTTAAGTTGCCGATCCAAATCTCAGAAATTACGATTCCGACCCTTCCCGCTGGCCCACAGGGTGAACAAATTCAGGCCAGATTAACCCGTAATTATTATCGTTTGTGGTTCAGCTACCCATCCGTCGAGGCCATTTACTGGTGGAATCTGGCCGATGGTTCGGCAGCGCCCGGTGAGGATAAGTGGGGTGGTGGCTTTTTGAAAGAAGATCTTAGCCCCAAACCCGCTTATGTTGTACTCAATGACCTCATCAATAAAGAATGGAAAACGTCGGTCAGCACATCTACCAAAGACAGTAACACATTGTCTTTCAGAGGATTTTACGGCGAATACGTCGCTAAAATTACGGTAGGCAAAAAAGTAATCGAAAAAAACTTCAACCTGATTAAGGGACAGACGAACACCCTTAAACTAGAATTGTAA
- a CDS encoding RagB/SusD family nutrient uptake outer membrane protein: MKKSLFLFPFLCLFACQEELIEQPKSLAVETYYNTAAEVESAVNAIYSPLRNDNCLGGLYPAQLEAYTDYSYGRGSYGPLSDFQGLNSTNITRVGQIWDLLYLAIRNANLVISNAPKGKSISAADISRYVAEAKFLRAFTYFTLVRNWSGVPIRTETNMTEQNIKRNTAAEVYALIQTDLADAETNLPDKPAQTGRPSKWAAKTLLADVNFYQGKYAEARDKADEVIKSGKYSLVSVTVPDDFNKIFGPDVITTTEEIFYLKFTRQNGQGFNLVMFAHHPGSKLMGAGGFYAHFTDAQTNNVYKNWDNADLRKKAFWYNWDIGLGANSYLNKKFIDPLAPGASGAGNDDPVYRYADILLLYAEAANRAGNGPTAAAVEALNQVHRRAFGKNPTVTSSVDFKLTDYTTQTFNDLVLQERGYETQYEAKRWFDLKRLGADKLKAVIKAGVGKDVLDKMLLWPIPVSELNYNIALDAAKDQNPGY, translated from the coding sequence ATGAAAAAGAGCCTATTCCTTTTCCCATTTCTTTGCCTGTTTGCCTGTCAGGAGGAACTCATCGAACAACCAAAATCGCTGGCCGTCGAGACCTATTACAATACCGCTGCCGAAGTTGAATCAGCCGTGAACGCTATCTATTCACCGCTACGGAACGACAACTGTCTCGGGGGGCTCTATCCAGCCCAGCTCGAAGCCTACACCGATTATAGCTATGGGCGGGGTAGTTATGGACCGCTTAGTGATTTTCAGGGACTTAACTCAACCAACATTACCCGCGTCGGACAAATATGGGATCTGCTGTATCTGGCCATTCGCAACGCCAATCTGGTAATCAGTAATGCGCCAAAGGGAAAAAGCATCAGTGCGGCCGATATTAGCCGCTACGTGGCCGAAGCCAAATTTCTGCGGGCGTTTACGTACTTCACCCTGGTCAGAAACTGGAGTGGCGTACCGATCCGGACGGAAACCAACATGACCGAACAGAACATCAAACGCAACACGGCCGCCGAAGTTTACGCACTCATCCAGACTGACTTAGCCGACGCCGAAACCAACCTGCCCGACAAGCCTGCCCAAACGGGTCGTCCGTCGAAATGGGCGGCCAAGACGTTGCTGGCCGATGTAAATTTCTATCAGGGAAAATACGCTGAAGCACGCGACAAGGCCGATGAAGTAATTAAATCGGGCAAGTATTCTTTAGTATCGGTAACGGTACCCGATGATTTCAACAAGATTTTTGGGCCTGATGTGATCACAACGACCGAGGAAATCTTCTACCTGAAATTTACCCGTCAAAATGGGCAGGGCTTCAACCTGGTGATGTTTGCGCATCATCCGGGCTCGAAGCTGATGGGTGCTGGTGGCTTCTATGCACACTTTACCGATGCGCAAACCAACAACGTGTACAAAAACTGGGATAACGCCGATTTGCGAAAAAAGGCATTCTGGTATAACTGGGATATTGGGCTGGGCGCCAACAGTTATCTCAACAAGAAATTCATCGACCCGCTGGCTCCAGGCGCATCGGGCGCTGGTAACGACGATCCCGTTTATCGCTATGCCGATATTCTGCTCCTTTATGCCGAAGCAGCCAACCGGGCTGGCAATGGGCCAACTGCCGCGGCCGTAGAAGCGCTCAATCAGGTTCACCGCCGGGCTTTTGGTAAAAATCCAACCGTAACCTCGTCGGTCGATTTCAAATTGACAGACTATACGACCCAGACATTTAATGACCTGGTTTTGCAGGAACGGGGTTACGAAACCCAGTATGAGGCCAAACGCTGGTTCGATCTAAAACGGCTGGGAGCCGACAAGCTCAAGGCCGTTATTAAAGCGGGCGTGGGTAAAGACGTGCTCGATAAAATGCTGCTCTGGCCCATTCCGGTATCCGAATTAAACTATAACATAGCGCTGGATGCGGCTAAAGACCAGAATCCCGGCTATTAA